In the genome of Podospora pseudocomata strain CBS 415.72m chromosome 2 map unlocalized CBS415.72m_2.2, whole genome shotgun sequence, one region contains:
- a CDS encoding uncharacterized protein (EggNog:ENOG503NVX1; CAZy:GH10; COG:G) produces the protein MRLSTSLLAAAGAVPLATAQLHELAVKAGLQYFGAATDTPGFREREPYPESYSQYDAILEDPKEFGQTTPTNGQKWLFVEPEPGVFNFTEGDYVADLANRTNKILRCHALVWHSQLAPWVETTEWTKEGLREAIVRHITEVAGYYRGRCAHWDVLNEALDEDGTYRKSVFYNVLGEEYIRLAFETAAKVDPEAKLYYNDYGIERPASVKTAGAVRLVKMLKDAGIKVDGVGMQAHLHADNHPSEADLINTIGMYKEVVKEVAFTELDVRIKVPVDEQKLQWQSECYQKVVGACVKTKDVCVGITIWDFYDPFSWVPHVFPGNGASLLWFEDFSKHPAYDGMVNYFGELIEAQGGNSTCS, from the coding sequence ATGCgtctctccacctcccttcTCGCCGCGGCGGGAGCTGTCCCCCTTGCAACCGCCCAGCTCCACGAGCTcgccgtcaaggccggcCTCCAGTACTTCGGTGCTGCGACTGACACCCCCGGCTTCCGCGAGCGCGAGCCCTACCCCGAATCTTATTCCCAATACGACGCCATCCTCGAAGACCCCAAGGAGTTCGGCCAGACGACTCCCACCAACGGCCAGAAATGGCTGTTTGTCGAGCCTGAGCCAGGCGTTTTCAACTTCACTGAGGGTGACTACGTTGCCGATTTGGCCAACAGGACTAACAAGATCCTCCGCTGCCACGCCCTCGTCTGGCACAGCCAGCTTGCCCCTTGGGTTGAGACCACCGAGTGGACCAAAGAGGGTTTGAGGGAGGCAATTGTCAGACATATCACCGAGGTGGCTGGGTATTACCGTGGCCGGTGTGCCCATTGGGATGTGTTGAATGAAGCCCTTGATGAAGACGGGACATACAGGAAGAGCGTGTTTTACAATGTGCTCGGGGAGGAGTACATCCGGCTTGCCTTTGAGACGGCTGCCAAGGTCGACCCAGAGGCGAAGTTGTACTACAATGACTACGGAATCGAGAGGCCGGCCAGTGTCAAGACTGCGGGCGCGGTGAGGCTGGTCAAGATGTTGAAGGATGCCGGGATCAAGGTTGATGGCGTGGGGATGCAGGCGCATTTGCATGCGGACAACCACCCGAGTGAGGCGGATTTGATCAACACTATTGGGATGTAtaaggaggtggtgaaggaggtcGCGTTTACCGAGTTGGATGTGAGGATCAAGGTGCCGGTTGATGAGCAGAAGCTGCAGTGGCAAAGTGAGTGCTACCAGAAGGTTGTGGGGGCGTGTGTGAAGACGAAGGATGTTTGTGTGGGTATCACGATTTGGGACTTTTATGACCCTTTTAGCTGGGTGCCCCATGTGTTTCCGGGTAATGGGgcgagtttgttgtggtttgAGGACTTCAGCAAGCACCCTGCGTATGATGGGATGGTGAACTACTTTGGGGAGTTGATTGAGGCCCAGGGTGGTAATTCTACGTGCTCGTAG
- a CDS encoding uncharacterized protein (CAZy:GH3; COG:G; EggNog:ENOG503NVBN), translated as MIQKDEYFYGGSEPVYPSPEMTGSGEWKEAFNRAKEFVGKMTLDEKEAQISLTSGTNSETSCPGFLPAISRLKFPGMCLADAGQGVRGTDFVSSWASGIHVGASWNKELTLARGKGMGGEFRTKGVNILLGPVVGPAGRVVSGGRNWEGFASDPYLSGVLVGETVKGIQGVGVVASTKHFIANEQETNRNPNNGVEAVSSNIDDRTMHEIYLWPFQDAVRAGTGSIMCSYQRVNNSYGCANSKTQNGLLKTELGFQGSVVSDWGAQHAGVATAEAGMDMAMPNGGDFWGSHLKDAIKNGTVPESRLDDMVLRTIASWYQMGQDNDFPTPGIGMPKDLTKPHRIIDARNSSFKSTLFDGAVEGHVLVKNIRNALPLKSPKLLSIYGYSAKNPDENNPTDGLSPWLMGSGSFDYQEFGAGFFGWSGATPGTTGIAFNGTLYSGGGSGATSQSLAISPYDAILQQAYEDDTALFWDFHNGKPAVDPVSSACLVFGNVWAAEGADRPGLRDDYTDELILHVASQCNNTVVVFHNAGIRLVEEFIGHPNVTAVIFAHLPGQASGKALASILYGKENPSGKLPYTVARNEDDYGVMLRPDKPEGIFKYFPQSNFTEGVFVDYRHFDEKKIKPRFEFGFGLSYTTFGYSNLAVEKNGNRSFEEFPKGKTVEGGQEDLWDALVRVEAEVENKGEVEGKEVAQLYLGIPGTREEKVPIRQLRGFEKVLVGVGETKKVVFELTRRDLSIWDVRAQKWRLGKGEYNVEVGGSSRNLPLSGKFTV; from the exons atgattcAGAAGGATGAGTATTTCTACGGGGGCTCAGAGCCGGTCTACCCCTCTC CGGAAATGACTGGTTCTGGGGAGTGGAAAGAGGCTTTCAATAGAGCCAAGGAGTTTGTGGGCAAAATGACACTTGATGAGAAG GAAGCGCAGATCAGCCTCACTTCAGGAACCAACTCCGAGACCTCTTGCCCTGGCTTCTTGCCTGCCATCTCACGCCTAAAATTCCCGGGTATGTGTCTGGCTGATGCTGGACAGGGTGTCAGAGGGACAGATTTTGTTAGCAGCTGGGCGAGTGGCATTCATGTTGGGGCCAGCTGGAACAAGGAACTCACTCTGGCAAGGGGCAAAGGTATGGGTGGTGAGTTCAGAACGAAGGGCGTCAACATTCTTCTGGGACCTGTAGTTGGGCCAGCTGGACGGGTTGTCAGTGGTGGAAGAAATTGGGAGGGCTTTGCCAGTGACCCTTATCTGTCCGGcgtgttggttggtgagaCTGTCAAGGGGATTCagggagttggggttgtcGCCAGCACAAAG CATTTCATTGCCAATGAGCAAGAGACCAATAGAAACCCCAACAACGGTGTGGAGGCTGTCTCGTCAAATATAGATGACAGAACTATGCACGAGATTTACTTGTG GCCCTTCCAGGATGCCGTACGCGCCGGAACGGGAAGCATCATGTGCTCCTACCAGAGGGTCAACAACTCGTACGGCTGCGCAAACAGCAAGACGCAAAATGGACTGCTCAAGACTGAACTTGGGTTTCAGGGTAGCGTTGTGAGCGACTGGGGAGCTCAGCACGCCGGGGTTGCCACAGCTGAAGCAGGCATGGATATGGCTATGCCAAATGGCGGTGACTTTTGGGGCTCACATCTCAAAGACGCCATCAAAAATGGAACGGTGCCCGAAAGCAGGCTAGACGATATGGTCCTCAG AACAATCGCTTCTTGGTATCAAATGGGCCAGGACAATGACTTTCCTACGCCAGGTATCGGTATGCCCAAGGACCTCACCAAGCCACATCGCATTATCGATGCAAGAAACTCTTCCTTCAAATCCACCCTATTTGATGGTGCGGTTGAAGGTCACGTCCTGGTCAAAAACATCCGCAATGCCTTGCCGCTCAAGAGCCCCAAACTGCTGTCTATTTACGGCTACTCCGCCAAGAACCCCGACGAAAACAACCCAACAGATGGCCTCTCTCCCTGGCTGATGGGATCGGGATCCTTTGACTACCAGGAGTTTGGTGCAGGCTTCTTTGGCTGGTCAGGCGCAACACCAGGAACGACAGGCATTGCTTTTAACGGAACACTGTACTCTGGTGGCGGATCAGGGGCAACATCTCAGTCTCTTGCCATTTCACCATATGACGCCATCCTTCAGCAAGCCTACGAGGACGATACAGCCCTCTTCTGGGACTTCCACAACGGCAAGCCGGCAGTGGATCCTGTCTCCAGCGCGTGTCTGGTATTCGGTAACGTCTGGGCTGCAGAAGGCGCAGATAGACCTGGCCTTCGAGACGATTACACCGACGAGCTGATCCTCCACGTCGCCAGCCAGTGCAACAACACTGTTGTGGTTTTCCATAATGCTGGTATAAGACTCGTTGAAGAATTTATCGGCCACCCCAACGTCACAGCAGTGATCTTTGCCCATCTCCCAGGACAAGCATCCGGGAAGGCGTTGGCATCTATCCTCTATGGAAAGGAGAACCCTTCAGGTAAACTGCCTTATACTGTTGCGCGCAACGAAGACGACTATGGAGTCATGCTCAGGCCTGACAAGCCGGAGGGCATCTTTAAGTATTTCCCTCAGAGCAACTTTACCGAGGGTGTGTTTGTCGATTACAGGCACTTTGACGAAAAAAAGATCAAGCCTAGGTTTGAGTTTGGGTTTGGCCTGAGTTACACTACCTTTGGGTATTCCAATCTTGCTGTTGAGAAGAATGGCAACAGAAGCTTTGAGGAGTTTCCCAAGGGGAAGACTGTAGAGGGTGGTCAGGAGGACTTGTGGGATGCACTGGTTAGAGtggaggctgaggttgagaacaagggggaggtggaggggaaggaggttgcgCAGTTGTATTTGGGGATTCCGGGGACGAGAGAGGAAAAGGTACCTATTAGGCAGTTAAGGGGGTTTGAGAAagtgttggttggggtgggggagacgaagaaggtggtgtttgagctgacgaggagggatttGAGTATCTGGGATGTGAGGGCGCAGAagtggaggttggggaagggggagtataacgtcgaggttggggggagtAGTAGGAATTTGCCTTTGTCTGGGAAGTTCACTGTGTAA